Proteins from a genomic interval of Diaminobutyricimonas aerilata:
- a CDS encoding phosphoglycerate kinase: MALRTIDSLGSLAGKTVLLRCDLNVPLKDGNITDDGRIRASVPTIDQLLHAGANVVAMSHLGRPDGAPDAKYSLAPVAQRLSELLGKPVTFSRDTVGAGAQTAIDGLADGGVALLENLRFNPGETSKDDATRREFAQRLADLGDRFVSDGFGVVHRKQASVYELAELLPSAAGSLIARELDVLDRLTESPERPYAVVLGGSKVSDKLGVIGHLLPRVDTLLIGGGMLFTFLKAQGHDVASSLLEEDQLDAVRGYLARAEELGVEIVLPTDVVVASKFAADAEHEVAPIDGIASTRFGSSGIGLDIGPETAARFAEVIRGSRTVFWNGPMGVFEFPAFEAGTRSVAEALTQVDGLSVVGGGDSAAAVRQLGFRDEQFGHISTGGGASLEFLEGSRLPGLEVLGWQQ, translated from the coding sequence ATGGCTCTGCGCACCATCGACTCGCTGGGGTCGTTGGCGGGCAAGACGGTCCTGCTCCGCTGCGACCTGAACGTCCCGCTGAAAGACGGCAATATCACCGATGACGGACGCATCCGCGCGTCCGTCCCGACGATCGACCAGCTCCTGCACGCCGGCGCGAACGTCGTCGCGATGTCCCACCTGGGGCGTCCCGACGGCGCGCCCGACGCCAAGTACAGCCTCGCGCCGGTCGCCCAACGGCTGAGCGAGCTGCTCGGCAAGCCGGTCACCTTCTCCCGCGACACCGTGGGAGCGGGCGCCCAGACCGCGATCGACGGCCTCGCCGACGGCGGCGTCGCACTGCTCGAGAACCTCCGGTTCAACCCGGGGGAGACGAGCAAGGACGACGCCACCCGACGCGAGTTCGCGCAGCGTCTCGCCGACCTCGGGGACCGCTTCGTCTCCGACGGATTCGGCGTCGTGCACCGCAAGCAGGCGAGCGTCTACGAGCTCGCCGAGCTGCTGCCGAGCGCCGCGGGCTCCCTCATCGCCCGCGAGCTCGACGTGCTCGACCGCCTCACCGAGTCGCCGGAGCGCCCCTACGCGGTCGTGCTCGGCGGGTCGAAGGTGAGCGACAAGCTCGGCGTCATCGGCCATCTGCTGCCCCGTGTGGACACGCTCCTCATCGGCGGCGGCATGCTCTTCACCTTCCTCAAGGCGCAGGGACACGACGTCGCGTCGAGCCTGCTCGAGGAGGACCAGCTCGACGCGGTGCGCGGCTACCTCGCGCGCGCCGAGGAGCTCGGTGTCGAGATCGTGCTGCCCACCGACGTCGTGGTCGCGTCGAAGTTCGCCGCGGACGCGGAACACGAGGTCGCTCCGATCGACGGGATCGCCTCGACGCGGTTCGGGTCGTCCGGCATCGGACTCGACATCGGGCCCGAGACCGCGGCCCGGTTCGCCGAGGTCATCCGCGGATCGCGCACCGTGTTCTGGAACGGCCCGATGGGCGTGTTCGAGTTCCCGGCGTTCGAGGCGGGCACCCGCAGCGTCGCCGAGGCCCTGACGCAGGTCGACGGCCTCTCGGTCGTCGGCGGCGGAGACTCCGCGGCCGCCGTGCGCCAGCTCGGCTTCCGCGACGAACAGTTCGGCCACATCTCGACGGGCGGCGGCGCGAGCCTCGAGTTCCTCGAGGGCAGCCGACTCCCCGGACTGGAGGTCCTCGGATGGCAGCAGTGA
- the gap gene encoding type I glyceraldehyde-3-phosphate dehydrogenase yields the protein MGVKIGINGFGRIGRNYFRAALAKGSDIDIVAVNDLTDNAALAHLLKYDSITGRLDATVELDGDKIVVNGKPITVLEQRDPAALGWGDLGVDIVIESTGRFTNADDARKHLDAGAKKVIISAPAKGEDGTFVMGVNHESYDPETMHILSNASCTTNCLAPLAKVFNDTFGIERGLMTTVHAYTADQNLQDGPHSDLRRARAAALNIVPTSTGAAKALGLVLPELVGKLDGFALRVPVPTGSITDLTVQSSREVTVDEVKAAYREAAEGKLKGILKYTEDEIVSSDIVTDPHSSIFDAGLTRVLGNQVKLSAWYDNEWGYSNRLVDFTEYVADRL from the coding sequence TTGGGCGTCAAGATCGGCATCAACGGCTTCGGCCGCATCGGCCGCAACTACTTCCGCGCCGCTCTCGCCAAGGGCAGTGACATCGACATCGTCGCGGTCAACGACCTCACCGACAACGCGGCGCTGGCGCACCTGCTGAAGTACGACTCCATCACCGGCCGCCTCGACGCGACCGTGGAGCTCGACGGCGACAAGATCGTCGTCAACGGCAAGCCGATCACCGTGCTCGAGCAGCGCGACCCCGCCGCGCTCGGCTGGGGCGACCTGGGTGTCGACATCGTCATCGAGTCGACCGGTCGCTTCACCAACGCCGACGACGCGCGCAAGCACCTCGACGCCGGCGCGAAGAAGGTCATCATCTCGGCCCCCGCCAAGGGCGAGGACGGCACGTTCGTCATGGGCGTGAACCACGAGAGCTACGACCCGGAGACGATGCACATCCTCTCCAACGCGTCGTGCACCACCAACTGCCTCGCGCCGCTCGCGAAGGTCTTCAACGACACGTTCGGCATCGAGCGCGGTCTCATGACCACGGTCCACGCCTACACCGCCGACCAGAACCTGCAGGACGGCCCGCACAGCGACCTGCGCCGTGCCCGCGCCGCCGCCCTGAACATCGTGCCCACGAGCACCGGTGCAGCGAAGGCGCTCGGCCTCGTGCTGCCCGAGCTCGTCGGCAAGCTCGACGGTTTCGCGCTCCGCGTGCCGGTGCCCACCGGCTCGATCACCGACCTCACCGTCCAGTCCTCGCGCGAGGTGACCGTCGACGAGGTCAAGGCCGCGTACCGCGAGGCCGCCGAGGGCAAGCTCAAGGGCATCCTCAAGTACACCGAGGACGAGATCGTCTCGAGCGACATCGTCACCGACCCGCACTCGTCGATCTTCGACGCGGGCCTGACGCGCGTGCTCGGCAACCAGGTGAAGCTCTCGGCGTGGTACGACAACGAGTGGGGCTACTCCAACCGCCTCGTCGACTTCACCGAGTACGTCGCCGATCGCCTCTGA
- a CDS encoding superoxide dismutase, translated as MADYTLPDLPYDYAALEPHISAKIMELHHDKHHATYVAGANTALEKLAEARAGGDLSNVNKLEKDLAFNLGGHVNHSIFWTNLSPDGGDKPTGELAAAIDEFFGSFDGFMAHFTAAATGLQGSGWAVLGWDPIGQKLLIHQLFDQQGNTVLGTIPVLQLDMWEHAFYLDYHNVKADYVKAWWNIVNWENAQQRFLAAREKTDGLLLLS; from the coding sequence ATGGCTGACTACACCCTCCCGGATCTGCCGTACGACTACGCGGCGCTCGAGCCGCACATCAGCGCGAAGATCATGGAGTTGCACCACGACAAGCACCACGCGACCTACGTGGCGGGCGCCAACACGGCGCTCGAGAAGCTCGCCGAGGCTCGTGCCGGCGGCGACCTGAGCAACGTGAACAAGCTCGAGAAGGACCTCGCCTTCAACCTCGGCGGTCACGTCAACCACTCGATCTTCTGGACCAACCTGTCGCCCGACGGCGGCGACAAGCCCACCGGTGAGCTCGCCGCGGCGATCGACGAGTTCTTCGGCTCGTTCGACGGCTTCATGGCCCACTTCACCGCGGCCGCGACCGGCCTGCAGGGCTCCGGATGGGCGGTGCTCGGCTGGGATCCGATCGGCCAGAAGCTGCTCATCCACCAGCTCTTCGACCAGCAGGGCAACACCGTGCTCGGCACGATCCCGGTGCTGCAGCTCGACATGTGGGAGCACGCCTTCTACCTCGACTACCACAATGTCAAGGCCGACTACGTGAAGGCCTGGTGGAACATCGTCAACTGGGAGAACGCGCAGCAGCGCTTCCTCGCCGCCCGTGAGAAGACGGACGGCCTGCTGCTACTGTCGTAG
- the whiA gene encoding DNA-binding protein WhiA, with the protein MPLTADVKDELLTVQAGKTTVRAAELATILRFAGGLHVISGRIAVEAELDSQQLARRVRKDLAEIYGVRSDVAVIPASGMRRTNHFLVRVMEGGETLARQTGLLDARRRPVRGLPNRLTTGSLDDLRAIWRGAFLAAGSLTDPGRSAALEVSCPGNETAMALVGAAGRLGVAAKAREVRGVHRVVIRDGEAISAMLGHMGAAAQVTAWEELRQRREVRATANRLVNFDDANLRRSAQAAVAACARVERALEILADDVPEHLRYAGALRLAHRDASLDELGHHADPPMTKDAVAGRIRRLLAMADKRAEELGIPGTDANLPPELQEV; encoded by the coding sequence GTGCCGCTGACCGCGGATGTGAAGGACGAGCTGCTGACCGTGCAGGCCGGCAAGACCACCGTGCGGGCCGCGGAGCTCGCGACGATCCTGCGCTTCGCGGGCGGACTGCACGTCATCTCCGGCCGCATCGCCGTCGAGGCCGAACTCGACTCGCAGCAGCTCGCCCGCCGCGTGCGCAAGGACCTCGCCGAGATCTACGGGGTGCGGAGCGACGTCGCCGTGATCCCCGCCTCGGGGATGCGACGTACCAACCACTTCCTCGTGCGCGTCATGGAGGGCGGCGAGACTCTCGCCCGCCAGACCGGACTGCTCGATGCGCGCCGTCGCCCCGTACGCGGCCTGCCGAACCGGCTCACCACCGGTTCCCTCGACGACCTGCGGGCGATCTGGCGCGGCGCGTTCCTCGCCGCCGGTTCGCTCACCGACCCGGGCCGCTCGGCCGCGCTCGAGGTCTCCTGCCCCGGCAACGAGACCGCGATGGCGCTCGTCGGAGCGGCGGGACGACTCGGGGTCGCCGCGAAGGCGCGCGAGGTGCGCGGAGTTCACCGCGTCGTCATCCGCGACGGCGAGGCGATCAGCGCGATGCTCGGCCACATGGGGGCGGCCGCGCAGGTCACCGCCTGGGAGGAGCTGCGCCAGCGCCGCGAGGTGCGCGCCACCGCCAACCGCCTCGTCAACTTCGACGACGCCAACCTCCGCCGGAGCGCGCAGGCCGCCGTCGCTGCGTGCGCGAGGGTCGAGCGCGCGCTCGAGATCCTCGCCGACGACGTGCCCGAGCACCTCCGCTACGCGGGCGCCCTGCGCCTCGCCCACCGCGACGCGAGTCTCGACGAGCTCGGCCACCACGCCGACCCCCCGATGACGAAGGACGCGGTCGCCGGCCGCATCCGCCGCCTGCTCGCGATGGCCGACAAGCGCGCCGAAGAGCTCGGGATCCCCGGAACCGACGCGAACCTCCCGCCTGAACTGCAAGAGGTCTGA
- the rapZ gene encoding RNase adapter RapZ, whose product MSDGTPAQELLIVTGMSGAGRSTVGNALEDLGWYVVDNLPPQMLGPLVDLAARAGDTLPKIAAVVDVRGGKLFADAQQAVETLRATAPVRVLFLDASDAALVRRFEQVRRPHPLQGDGTVLDGIAAERARMSELRASSDIIIDTSDLNIHQLATSITEKFSAEDAAGVHVTILSFGYKYGLPADADLVADCRFLPNPFWIPELRAHTGLDEQVSSYVLAQDGATDFLDGYSHAVAPVLAGYQRENKRHATIAVGCTGGKHRSVAMAEELASRLRGLPGVAVNVKHRDLGRE is encoded by the coding sequence ATGAGCGATGGAACACCCGCCCAGGAGCTGCTCATCGTCACCGGCATGTCGGGGGCGGGTCGATCGACCGTCGGCAACGCGCTCGAGGACCTCGGCTGGTACGTCGTCGACAACCTGCCGCCGCAGATGCTCGGTCCGCTCGTCGACCTCGCCGCCCGCGCGGGGGACACCCTGCCGAAGATCGCCGCCGTCGTCGACGTGCGCGGTGGCAAGCTCTTCGCCGACGCGCAGCAGGCGGTCGAGACGCTCCGCGCCACCGCGCCCGTGCGGGTGCTCTTCCTCGACGCCTCCGACGCCGCGCTCGTGCGCCGCTTCGAACAGGTGCGCCGGCCGCATCCGCTGCAGGGCGACGGCACCGTGCTCGACGGCATCGCCGCGGAGCGTGCGCGGATGAGCGAACTGCGCGCCTCGAGCGACATCATCATCGACACGTCGGATCTCAACATCCACCAGCTCGCCACGTCGATCACCGAGAAGTTCTCCGCCGAAGACGCCGCCGGGGTGCACGTGACGATCCTGAGCTTCGGCTACAAGTACGGGCTGCCCGCCGACGCCGATCTCGTGGCGGACTGCCGGTTCCTGCCCAACCCCTTCTGGATCCCGGAACTGCGGGCGCACACCGGTCTCGACGAGCAGGTGAGCTCCTACGTGCTGGCCCAGGACGGCGCGACCGACTTCCTCGACGGCTACTCCCACGCCGTCGCGCCGGTGCTCGCCGGCTATCAGCGCGAGAACAAGCGGCACGCTACGATCGCCGTGGGGTGCACCGGGGGGAAGCACCGGTCCGTGGCGATGGCGGAGGAACTCGCCAGCCGCCTTCGGGGTCTGCCGGGAGTGGCCGTGAACGTGAAGCACCGGGACCTCGGGCGTGAATGA